In Pirellula sp. SH-Sr6A, the DNA window GTGCGACTCGATTTCCGCGGCCAGTCGTTCGATTTGCTCGACACTGATCTTCCGTTTCCAACAGGCCGCTTGCAGTCCCCGAGCGATCTTAGCCCGGCTGAAATCTTGGTGGCTTCCGTCCCTCTTCACGACTTGTAGTAGCCCCTCCACTCGTTCGTAGGTGGTGAACCGACGACAACATTGATTGCAATATCGACGCCTGCGTATGGCCTTGCCGTCCTCGACACTCCTTGAATCGCGAACCGCGTCGTTGTCACTGGAACAGTAGGGGCAGCGCATGCTTCGATTTCCTCAATCCTTGGAAGACCTGGAGGTGACGGAGCCTCGACTCCATCCTAGACCGCGCAATCTACCATTGGCCTGTCGCCTATTTCAATGACTGCCATAAGAAGGAGGAAAATTGTCAAACTGGCGAACCTGGAAAGAGACTGTCGCGTGGGTCGACTTGGGATAGCTTCCGTGCGGCAGATCATGCCGCTTCTTTGGAACAACCGATCCTACCGTTACCGAACCGTTCCCGCATTGCTAGCAAGCCACGCGCACTAGCCGGTTTGGCTACCCAGTATCCGCTTCCGTACCCAAGCTTCGGACCAGCATGAAACTACGCACCCTAACCCAACGGCTGCAGGCAATCTCCGTCGGATTGTTAGCCACCTCGTTTTGGGTAGGACCTACGTCCCATTTCGTAGGTTGCTCATCTGCTTGGGCACAAGAAAACGATCGGGTCACTCCCATCGTTCGCGCCATTCGCAAAGCCGAGCCTGCTGTCGTCAACATCCAAGGCAACAAGACGGTCACCAACACCGGGACCAACGGGGTGTCGACCGTTCAGGAAGTCAACGGCATGGGGACCGGCGTCATCATCGACCGACGCGGCCTGATCATCACGAACTACCATGTGGTCGATGCCGTTCAAAAGATCGAAGTCACCCTTGCCGATGGAACAACCACCATCGCGAACTTGATCAACTACGATCCCGAAACGGATCTTGCTATGATCAAAATCAACGTCGACAAGGACTTGCCCGTCATTCATGTTGGACGCAGCGATAATCTCCTTCGCGGAGAATCTGTCATCGCCATCGGCAACCCCTTCGGCTATCAGAACACCGTAACCGTGGGAATCATCAGCGCGCTCCATCGGGACATCCCGGTCAACGGCTCGCAACAATACACTGACCTGATTCAAACGAACGCCGATATCAACCCAGGAAACTCGGGCGGTCCATTGCTGAATATCGATGGGGAAGTCATCGGTATCAATGTGGCCGTCCGAGTCGGCGCTCAAGGAATCGGGTTCGCGATCCCCATCGATAATGCGATCTCGGTAATGAGCGAACTTGTCGCCCAATACCGGACTACAGGATCGCATGGCTTGGTCTGCTCTCGCATTTCCACCGACAATGGAATGCAACTGGTATTGGACGAATACCGAAGCAACAGCAGCAAAGAATCATCGCGAGAATTCAAACCCGGCGATGAAATCGTCTCCATCGGTGGCCAAAAGGTTGAAACACCGCTGGATATCGAGCTCGCACTGCTGGGGCTTCCTGCGGGAGAAACGATCGAGCTCGAACTCCAACGCGGTGGCGAAACCCTCGTGCACAACGTGGTCCTTCCTAGAAAGACATCGGTTTCGGATGAATCCGATATTCTCCGCATGGCTTGGGACAAACTCGGAATCCGCGTTGTTCCCGTCCCCGCCGCGCAAGTCGAACCGATCGGCAAAGACTACGAAGGAGGACTCAAGATTGTCGAGGTCCGTCCGAACAGTCCTGCAGCACGGCAAGCTCTGAGTACCGGCGACATCATCGTGGGTGTGATGGATTGGAAAACTCCCAACCTCAAACATCTCGCTTGGGTCATGGCCAACAACAGCTTCCAAACCGCGAGCGCAGCCCAATTCCATCTTTTGCGCCGCAATCAGTTCCTCAAAGTCGCGATGACCCCGGACAGGACCAAACGCTAGGGGATCATCTCCTCGATCGCTTGATCGTTTCCAACGCGCGCAGCTCGCGTTCCAACGACGCTAGGGTTGGCGCATCCAACGAAGCCTCGCCACCATAGCGGACACGATAAAAACTATCCGCGAGCAATCGATCGTCGAGCGAGCGGTCGTCGACGAGAATCGATTCTACTTCCAGTTGTTTTCGGACAGCGGTTAAGAACTCCTGCGGTGTCTGCCAAGAAGCTTTTTCGAACCCGAGCCGCTTCAAGGCTTTGACCAGTCGATTGTAAAACGCGATCGAGGTGCGGGTCGATTTCTTTTTGCGTGTTACCGCCAACCTCGGGGTCCATTGCGGGAACAACCACAACGAGGTCCGGTAGCCGAGCACGGAAAGCGCACCCGCCACGCAAATCACCACCGCTGCTCGCCACGAAAACCAGCGATCGGGAGATGCCAATCCTCCGATCAACCTGCTCGATTGAAGCTTCGCGAAAAACTGCTGAAATTGCGCCCACATAGCATCATAAGAACCCTCCGATGTCTCGGCGAAAATGGAGAACATGTTCCCTTGCCTGGATTTGTCCATGTTGAGGATCATCTCCGACCATAGGTCCTGCATGACCCCCAATGTTTGCCCGGCTGACGGTATCACCGCGGCCCCTGCATTCGATCCCTCGCCCGCCGGCGTTGGATCCATGCGCAACCACATCCCCTTGCTCACCCAAGCAGGGATCGGTTCGCGAAGCCTTCCTTTTTTGAGCTCCTCGACGGTAAAGTACGCCTCGACCCACACGTGCGCATGCTTCTGTTGAACGGTGAAGTACCCTCCGAGCTCGTTGTATTCGCTCGGCCGGAAACCACTTACGATTCGTGTTGGGATGTTCATCGATCGAAGCAACATAGCCAGGGAGGAAGCAAAGTACTCGCAATGCCCCTTCCTCTTGTTGATCAAAAAGTCCGCGATGGGATCGATCTGGGAATTGGTGGGAGGAGTGAGCCGAAGCGAGTACTTGAAGTCCTTACCGCTGGCGAGATATTGCTCGAGGAACATAGCTCGTGCGAGTTTGTTGGTCGGTTCCACATCGCTTTGACTCAAAATCTCGTCCCGCACTGCCAAGACGGGGGAAAGACTCGCAGGGAATTCGGTCAGCTCTTCGCGACGATAAAGTCGCAATGCCACGTCAGGCCCTTCGTCTCCATCGTCCGAGTCCAACGTATTCACCAGATCGGGTAGCAACGACCGCTCCTCGCCACCAAAAAAGCCATACGTCCGGAACGCGTAACGACGTTTGAGCGCTTTGGTCCGCGAGTCATCGGACGAGTCGATCAAGCGCCAATCCTTTCTCGTCGCATAAAACGCACTGGGTTGAGGTGCATGGGAGAAGGGGGGAATCACCGCTACAGGCTCTCCCACAGGTGCCTTCTCCAGTATCGAAACGACAACCGGATCGGAACCCTCTACCAGCGTTTCATCCATCTCCTGGGCCTTGGGCACCCTTCGGAAGAAACGCTGATCGAGGATGACAGCGGAATCCCCCTTTTGCCAAACACCTCGCGTCGGCCCCTCGTAGTACTTGTGCAACACCGTCAATCGAATGTAGGGAGGTTGATTGGGGCGGTATTCCCCACCCGTCTTTTCGTTGAACATTTGCATCCGAAAGACTTGCGATTCGTTTTGCCGAATGTCACCGTAATAACGGAGCGACACCTGCTCCGAAAAACCAACGCTCGCCGACACCCAGCTTTCCGCTTCGTACGCCCCCACCTGCAGTCGGGGTAGCGTGTAAAAGTAACCGACGGTGAAAACCAAAACCGCCATCGTCAGGGGAACCAAACTGGTGCGACCGCCCCCCCAAGCTCTCCGGCTCTTGGCGATCACGCGATCGATCGGCTCGCTGGCTTGCAATGCAATTCCCGATCGCCGCTTGCTCGTCGCTGCTTCTCTTCCCAACCAGTACAACAATCGAGACCAGAACCCCAAAGACTCCGATTGGGACTCGCTGTGCTTGACCTGGGATGTGTAGTACGCCAACGTCATCATCGCCGCGCACCCCACTCCCAAAACGGGGAGCATCAAGACTCCGTAGAGCACGTTGTCATTCACCAAAGCAGCTACAACCAACTCGAGCAGAAGAAAAACTCCCCACTGCTCAAAAACCCGTTTGGACTTTTTTTGGAATATCAATGGCAACTGCACATAAACCAACAGATTGCCAACCGCGATGAGCTGATTCGATACCGACTGATTCAAAAACTGACCAACAGCGACGACCGCACCGCAGATCATCAACAGATACACCAAGTACCGATGCAGGGAAAACCATTCCAGTCGATCGGTGTAGAAATGCCCTACTACCACCGCCCCGGCGACGATCATGGGTAGATTCCACGACTCGTTCCCCAATCCCACCAATCCAGCGATCACGATCGCCAAAATGCCAAAGTAAAGAGCGCATTGCCGCAAACTCAAGTCGATGGATCGGTGCATCTGTTTGTTTCCTTATCCCTCGCGTGATCCCACTAATCGCTTCACGAATTCGATGCTCCCCAACATGCTGGCCAAAACCAAGAGCAGCAACCCCCAAAACAGGAGCAGCAACTCTGGGGGAAGCAAGATCACGGAAACCACATTCCACAACCGTGCCCAATCCCACAGTACATACGCCACTCCCATCGAAAGGTACGGACCAAAAGGAGTGGAACTATCTCTCGTGACGACCCAGAACAAGATAACGAATAGCAATGCGAAGAAGGGGGAAACGAAAAAGGATATCCATACGACTTGCCAGCCAACAAACGCCCCCACCATGGCCATCAAAGTCACGTCGCCAAACCCGAGGGCTTCCCGGCCCATGACCAACGCGGCCACCAATCGAAAGGACCAAACCAACATCCCTCCCAAACCAATCCCAAACAGAGAAGTCAACAATCCTTCCCAGTGCTCGGGGCCTCCGAAATAATAGGTCCCAACAATCCAAACCAATCCGACCGCGCCCATCGCTCCAACCCATCGGGTCCAGGGATCCCGCGCCAGCCCAGCCCAAAAGTAGGTCCAAGCTTTACGCAACCCTCGCCGCATGATCCAACGTCGATTGAGCAATGCGAAACACCATCCGCCCCAAAGCAGAACGCCGATGATCAGCCCCCAATCCCCGCCTTGACTCCAATAATAAGGCCAATCAAAAGCAGAGTTGGCATGTAGCGCGCGGTTTGCGATCGGCGGCGTTGCCAACGATGCCGGATCGATCTCCCGCAATCTCCAATCAGGAAAGAGCGTTGTGCCCACCATGCCAATCCACGTTCCGGGCACCGTGATCAGATCGGGAATCGTTCGCTCATCAAAGTCGATAAACGTCGCGGCCACCAAAAATAAAAACAACAGCGAGACACAGACGAACGATCCGAACAGCGCCATTCGAGGAACCGGCCCGCCCCCCGGAAAAACCATTCCCTCGCTCATCGCATGCCGATGCAACAGATAGAGAACCATTGGGATCGCAATCTCAATCAACATTGGGCGCAGCCAAAACCAACCGCCCAACTCGCCCCGATCCCCCCATCGAAAAAGCCACCCGACTATGGGAAGTCGACTCCACCATCGGGAGTCGCGACGCTGCCAAGGACTGATCGGCCTAGGGCCATATGCGAATTGATAAATCGCAAAGTTCACCGCCGGCCCCAGTAGCAGTCCGATCGCAACGATCCAATAATCCATCCAGAATACTCTTTCGACCTGGTACCAATCGGACAACGGAACACGTAACGGAAACACACTGGTGGCATCCCGCGCGGGTAGCAGTATATCGCTACGACCGTTCCTGCTGCAATCAACCGCCATCTACGGAAACCGGCACCCAGAGCGAGAGCCCGCATCCAACCGTTACGAACCGAGGGCATCCGTCCCGAGCGATCCGTGAGCAAGACGACTCAATCGGCGATCCGTTGATACGCTTCCGCAATCTGCTCCACCACACTGTCGATCCCGTTCGCTTCGGTGTCGAAGGCTTGGTCTGCCGCCTCACGATACAATGGCAACCGCTTGGCAAGCACCGCCTCGATCTCCGCAAGCACCCCTAATTGACTTAGCGCCGGCCGCCTCGATGCCGTCGACTGATCTCCAGAGATGCGATTGGCAAGGGTCTGCGGGGAGGCCTGCAACCAAGCTACCCATCCCGACGCTTTGAGAAGCGATAAGTTTTGCGGTCTCAATATCGCCCCGCCACCCAGCGCGACAATACTTGGAGTCGTTGCACAAGAGAGCGACCGAATCGCCGCAGACTCGAGATCGCGAAAGACTTCCTCACCGGAATTCGCGAAGATATTGGCAATCGTCGTACCGGCACTCGCTTCGACCATTGCATCGGTATCACACCAAGGCAAACCTAGAAGCCCTGATAGCCGCTCCGCGATCGTGGTCTTTCCACAACCGCGATACCCCGTCAAATACAGATGACGCACCGACCTTTAGCCGTCGATCGACTCGATCTTGATTCGCGTGTACTTTTGACGGTGCCCCGTTCGCACGTCGTAATTCTTACGACGGCGGTACTTCTGGATGTAAATCTTTTCGCCTTTTTCAAGACCGACCACCGAAGCGGTAACCTTCGCTCCCGACACGGTCGGCTGGCCGAGCTTCAACCCAGCATCGCCACCGATGGCCAAGACTCGGTCGAACTCGATCTTATCGCCGGTTTCGGCCGTGTCGCGATAATCGATGTCCAGAAGCTGGTCTTTTTCAACTTTGAATTGACGTCCGCCGTCACAAATGATCGCGTACATGGCTGGCAAAAAAGGGGATAATAGTCTGGAAACGATTCCGGGTTCGGGAATTTCGAACTGCGAAGATTAACCAGGAACCTCCCCCCCGTCGAGCCCAAATGGGGGATCTTCCTAGGTAAAAACTGTCCGTTTGTCATGCCCCACGATCAATGCTAGGATTTTGGGAGCTCGGGTCTCTCCCCACTACGCTTTTGCCGCTGATTCGTCGGTTTACCATTCCATGACCAAGCATATTTTCGTTACCGGTGGGGTTGTTAGCTCCATTGGAAAAGGCCTTACTAGCGCTTCGATCGGCATGCTGCTCGAAGCTCGCGGACTGCGGGTCCGCATGCAAAAGCTTGACCCCTACATCAACGTAGACCCTGGCACCATGAGCCCCTACCAGCACGGGGAAGTCTATGTCTTGGACGATGGTAGCGAAACGGATTTGGACCTAGGCCACTACGAACGCTTTACCAGCGGAAAGCTGACGCGTGACTCCAATTACACGACCGGACAAATCTATTTGCGGGTCATTGAAAAGGAACGACGGGGACAATTCCTGGGGAAAACCGTCCAAGTCATCCCGCACATCACCAACGAGATCAAAGAGGCGATCCACCGGATGGCCGATAGCGATACCGATATCGTCATCACCGAAATCGGTGGCACCGTAGGGGATATCGAATCCCTTCCGTTCCTCGAAGCGATCCGCCAGTTTCGGCAAGACGTCGGCCGGGACAATTGCCTCTTCATCCACCTCACCTTGGTCCCCTACCTCAAGACCGCTGCGGAAATCAAGACAAAACCCACCCAGCACTCGGTCGGACTGCTGCGTCAAATCGGGATTCAGCCCGATATGCTGATCTGCCGCTGCGAACAACACATCTCTCGCGAAGAACGCGAAAAAATCGCCCTCTTCTGCAATGTGGATTTGGAAGCCGTTATCGAGGAAATCGACAAGGATTTTTCGATTTACGAAGTCCCCCTGTCGCTCCGCGATCACAAACTCGATGAGTTCGTGATGAAGAGATTCCACCTCACCGGCCAACCGCTCAAACTCGATGCGTGGGACAACTTGATGTTCGCACTGCGCAATCCCAAACACGAGATCAGCATCGCAGTCGTCGGCAAATATGCGGAACACAAGGATGCGTACAAGTCGATTTACGAATCGCTCGACCACGCAGGTATCCACCACCAAGCCCAAATTCGGATCGCGAGAATCCAAAGCGCCGATATCGAAGAAGAAGGCCCCGAACGGATCTTGGCTGGCTACGACGGAATCTTGATCCCCGGCGGTTTCGGCGAACGGGGCGTCGAAGGAAAAGTGCAGGCCATTCGCTACGCCCGTGAACGAGAGATTCCTTTCTTTGGTATCTGCCTCGGTATGCAGTGCGCCGCCATCGAATTCGGTCGCAATGTCGTCGGATTAGAACGAGCTCACTCTACCGAGTTCGACAAAGACACTCCCAGCCCCGTCATCTGCCTGCTGGACGAACAAAAACAAGTTACGAACATGGGAGGCACGATGCGCCTCGGTGCACAGCCTTGTTCGCTCCAACCCGATTCGATCGCGAGCAAGGCCTACCA includes these proteins:
- a CDS encoding DUF3488 and DUF4129 domain-containing transglutaminase family protein, producing MHRSIDLSLRQCALYFGILAIVIAGLVGLGNESWNLPMIVAGAVVVGHFYTDRLEWFSLHRYLVYLLMICGAVVAVGQFLNQSVSNQLIAVGNLLVYVQLPLIFQKKSKRVFEQWGVFLLLELVVAALVNDNVLYGVLMLPVLGVGCAAMMTLAYYTSQVKHSESQSESLGFWSRLLYWLGREAATSKRRSGIALQASEPIDRVIAKSRRAWGGGRTSLVPLTMAVLVFTVGYFYTLPRLQVGAYEAESWVSASVGFSEQVSLRYYGDIRQNESQVFRMQMFNEKTGGEYRPNQPPYIRLTVLHKYYEGPTRGVWQKGDSAVILDQRFFRRVPKAQEMDETLVEGSDPVVVSILEKAPVGEPVAVIPPFSHAPQPSAFYATRKDWRLIDSSDDSRTKALKRRYAFRTYGFFGGEERSLLPDLVNTLDSDDGDEGPDVALRLYRREELTEFPASLSPVLAVRDEILSQSDVEPTNKLARAMFLEQYLASGKDFKYSLRLTPPTNSQIDPIADFLINKRKGHCEYFASSLAMLLRSMNIPTRIVSGFRPSEYNELGGYFTVQQKHAHVWVEAYFTVEELKKGRLREPIPAWVSKGMWLRMDPTPAGEGSNAGAAVIPSAGQTLGVMQDLWSEMILNMDKSRQGNMFSIFAETSEGSYDAMWAQFQQFFAKLQSSRLIGGLASPDRWFSWRAAVVICVAGALSVLGYRTSLWLFPQWTPRLAVTRKKKSTRTSIAFYNRLVKALKRLGFEKASWQTPQEFLTAVRKQLEVESILVDDRSLDDRLLADSFYRVRYGGEASLDAPTLASLERELRALETIKRSRR
- a CDS encoding shikimate kinase — its product is MRHLYLTGYRGCGKTTIAERLSGLLGLPWCDTDAMVEASAGTTIANIFANSGEEVFRDLESAAIRSLSCATTPSIVALGGGAILRPQNLSLLKASGWVAWLQASPQTLANRISGDQSTASRRPALSQLGVLAEIEAVLAKRLPLYREAADQAFDTEANGIDSVVEQIAEAYQRIAD
- a CDS encoding CTP synthase; the protein is MTKHIFVTGGVVSSIGKGLTSASIGMLLEARGLRVRMQKLDPYINVDPGTMSPYQHGEVYVLDDGSETDLDLGHYERFTSGKLTRDSNYTTGQIYLRVIEKERRGQFLGKTVQVIPHITNEIKEAIHRMADSDTDIVITEIGGTVGDIESLPFLEAIRQFRQDVGRDNCLFIHLTLVPYLKTAAEIKTKPTQHSVGLLRQIGIQPDMLICRCEQHISREEREKIALFCNVDLEAVIEEIDKDFSIYEVPLSLRDHKLDEFVMKRFHLTGQPLKLDAWDNLMFALRNPKHEISIAVVGKYAEHKDAYKSIYESLDHAGIHHQAQIRIARIQSADIEEEGPERILAGYDGILIPGGFGERGVEGKVQAIRYAREREIPFFGICLGMQCAAIEFGRNVVGLERAHSTEFDKDTPSPVICLLDEQKQVTNMGGTMRLGAQPCSLQPDSIASKAYQENTVSERHRHRYEFNNVYRSQFEAHGMQFSGLSPDGGLVEILELPSHPFFLAVQFHPEFKSKPTKCHPLFGAFVGAAIQRRTGRNQRNASAKPSESTTNPPPVITP
- the rplU gene encoding 50S ribosomal protein L21, with the translated sequence MYAIICDGGRQFKVEKDQLLDIDYRDTAETGDKIEFDRVLAIGGDAGLKLGQPTVSGAKVTASVVGLEKGEKIYIQKYRRRKNYDVRTGHRQKYTRIKIESIDG
- a CDS encoding trypsin-like peptidase domain-containing protein; protein product: MKLRTLTQRLQAISVGLLATSFWVGPTSHFVGCSSAWAQENDRVTPIVRAIRKAEPAVVNIQGNKTVTNTGTNGVSTVQEVNGMGTGVIIDRRGLIITNYHVVDAVQKIEVTLADGTTTIANLINYDPETDLAMIKINVDKDLPVIHVGRSDNLLRGESVIAIGNPFGYQNTVTVGIISALHRDIPVNGSQQYTDLIQTNADINPGNSGGPLLNIDGEVIGINVAVRVGAQGIGFAIPIDNAISVMSELVAQYRTTGSHGLVCSRISTDNGMQLVLDEYRSNSSKESSREFKPGDEIVSIGGQKVETPLDIELALLGLPAGETIELELQRGGETLVHNVVLPRKTSVSDESDILRMAWDKLGIRVVPVPAAQVEPIGKDYEGGLKIVEVRPNSPAARQALSTGDIIVGVMDWKTPNLKHLAWVMANNSFQTASAAQFHLLRRNQFLKVAMTPDRTKR
- the nrdR gene encoding transcriptional regulator NrdR; its protein translation is MRCPYCSSDNDAVRDSRSVEDGKAIRRRRYCNQCCRRFTTYERVEGLLQVVKRDGSHQDFSRAKIARGLQAACWKRKISVEQIERLAAEIESHILDQYEKEVSSEEIGGLCMEYLREVDQVAFVRFASVYRRFSDIQDFVEELRPILKRSQKS
- a CDS encoding prepilin peptidase, encoding MDYWIVAIGLLLGPAVNFAIYQFAYGPRPISPWQRRDSRWWSRLPIVGWLFRWGDRGELGGWFWLRPMLIEIAIPMVLYLLHRHAMSEGMVFPGGGPVPRMALFGSFVCVSLLFLFLVAATFIDFDERTIPDLITVPGTWIGMVGTTLFPDWRLREIDPASLATPPIANRALHANSAFDWPYYWSQGGDWGLIIGVLLWGGWCFALLNRRWIMRRGLRKAWTYFWAGLARDPWTRWVGAMGAVGLVWIVGTYYFGGPEHWEGLLTSLFGIGLGGMLVWSFRLVAALVMGREALGFGDVTLMAMVGAFVGWQVVWISFFVSPFFALLFVILFWVVTRDSSTPFGPYLSMGVAYVLWDWARLWNVVSVILLPPELLLLFWGLLLLVLASMLGSIEFVKRLVGSREG